The Streptomyces luteogriseus genome includes a window with the following:
- a CDS encoding ABC transporter ATP-binding protein, whose translation MIATESLSKRFPRVTALDRLSVDVGPGVTGLVGANGAGKSTLIKILLGLSPATEGRAEVLGLDVATKGGAIRERVGYMPEHDCLPPDVSATEFVVHMARMSGLPPTAARERTADTLRHVGLYEERYRPIGGYSTGMKQRVKLAQALVHDPQLVLLDEPTNGLDPVGRDEMLGLIRRIHTDFGISVLVTSHLLGELERTCDHVVVIDGGKLLRSSSTTDFTQITTTLAIEVTDTDEHPDGTRAVREALHARGVSVEDGSGLPGAGHVLLLTAQGEETYDVVRDVIADLGLGLVRMEQRRHHISEVFTSSDEREQRKEAVGHGG comes from the coding sequence GTGATCGCGACCGAAAGCCTGAGCAAGCGGTTCCCCCGGGTGACCGCGCTTGACCGGCTCTCCGTGGACGTCGGACCCGGTGTGACCGGACTCGTCGGAGCCAACGGAGCCGGCAAGTCCACACTGATCAAGATCCTGCTGGGTCTGTCCCCCGCCACCGAGGGCCGCGCCGAAGTGCTCGGTCTCGACGTCGCCACCAAGGGCGGCGCCATCCGCGAGCGGGTGGGTTACATGCCCGAGCACGACTGTCTGCCGCCGGACGTCTCGGCCACCGAGTTCGTCGTCCACATGGCGCGCATGTCCGGTCTGCCGCCCACGGCGGCGCGCGAGCGAACGGCCGACACCCTGCGCCACGTCGGGCTGTACGAGGAGCGCTACCGCCCCATCGGCGGCTACTCGACCGGCATGAAGCAGCGCGTCAAACTCGCGCAGGCCCTCGTCCACGACCCTCAGCTGGTCCTCCTGGACGAGCCGACCAACGGCCTCGACCCGGTCGGCCGCGACGAGATGCTCGGCCTGATCCGCCGCATCCACACCGACTTCGGCATCTCGGTCCTGGTCACCTCCCACCTGCTGGGCGAACTGGAGCGCACCTGCGACCACGTCGTCGTCATCGACGGCGGCAAACTCCTGCGCTCCAGCTCCACCACGGACTTCACGCAGATCACCACCACCCTCGCGATCGAGGTCACGGACACCGACGAGCACCCGGACGGCACCCGCGCGGTCCGCGAGGCGCTGCACGCGCGCGGGGTGAGCGTCGAGGACGGCAGCGGCCTGCCCGGCGCGGGCCACGTCCTGCTGCTCACCGCGCAGGGCGAGGAGACGTACGACGTGGTCCGGGACGTGATCGCCGACCTCGGACTCGGCCTGGTGCGCATGGAGCAGCGCCGGCACCACATCTCCGAGGTCTTCACCAGCAGCGACGAGCGCGAGCAGCGGAAGGAGGCGGTCGGCCATGGCGGTTGA
- a CDS encoding ABC transporter permease, with translation MAVEHSTGTSAPAPGDQTRIHNIGYRSYDGPRLGRAYARRSLYSQSLRGAYGLGRSVKSKVLPMLLFVVMCVPAAIMVAVAVATKANALPVDYTRYAIIMQAVISLYVASQAPQSVSRDLRFKTVPLYFSRPIETADYVRAKFAALASALFILTAGPLLLLYVGALLAKLDFADQTKGFAQGLVSVALLSLLFAGIGLVIASFTPRRGFGIAAVIAVLTITYGAVSTLQAIADAQGSGDAVPWIGLFSPITIIDGVQSAFLGATSASPSGVGPSTAEGVVYVVVALGLIAASYGLLMRRYKKVGL, from the coding sequence ATGGCGGTTGAGCACTCCACGGGGACATCCGCCCCGGCCCCGGGCGACCAGACCCGCATCCACAACATCGGCTACCGCAGCTACGACGGCCCGCGCCTCGGCCGCGCCTACGCCCGCCGCTCCCTGTACTCGCAGTCCCTGCGCGGCGCCTACGGCCTCGGCCGCTCGGTGAAGTCCAAGGTGCTGCCGATGCTGCTCTTCGTGGTGATGTGCGTACCCGCGGCCATCATGGTCGCCGTCGCGGTCGCCACCAAGGCCAACGCCCTACCCGTCGACTACACGCGCTACGCGATCATCATGCAGGCGGTCATCAGCCTGTACGTCGCCTCGCAGGCACCCCAGTCCGTCTCGCGCGACCTGCGCTTCAAGACGGTGCCGCTGTACTTCTCGCGGCCCATCGAGACCGCCGACTACGTCCGCGCCAAGTTCGCGGCGCTGGCCTCGGCACTCTTCATCCTCACCGCCGGCCCCCTGCTCCTGCTCTACGTGGGCGCGCTGCTGGCCAAGCTCGACTTCGCCGACCAGACCAAGGGATTCGCACAGGGACTCGTCTCGGTGGCACTGCTCTCACTGCTCTTCGCCGGCATCGGCCTCGTCATCGCGTCCTTCACCCCGCGCCGCGGCTTCGGTATCGCGGCCGTGATCGCCGTGTTGACCATCACCTACGGCGCTGTCTCCACCCTCCAGGCCATCGCCGACGCGCAGGGCAGCGGCGACGCCGTGCCGTGGATCGGGCTGTTCTCCCCGATCACGATCATCGACGGTGTGCAGTCCGCGTTCCTGGGCGCGACGTCCGCCTCCCCCAGCGGGGTGGGCCCGAGCACCGCCGAGGGCGTCGTCTACGTCGTCGTCGCCCTGGGCCTGATCGCGGCGAGCTACGGCCTCCTGATGCGCCGCTACAAGAAGGTGGGACTGTGA
- a CDS encoding ABC transporter ATP-binding protein, with translation MTTLNIDHVSRWFGNVVAVNDITMTIGPGVTGLLGPNGAGKSTLINMMGGFLAPSTGTVTLDGQAVWRNEQIYKHIGVVPEREAMYDFLTGKEFVLANAELHGLGAKAAQKALATVEMEYAQDRKIQTYSKGMRQRVKMASALVHDPSLLLLDEPFNGMDPRQRMQLMDLLRRMGDEGRTVLFSSHILEEVEQLAWHIEVVVAGRHAASGDFRKIRRLMTDRPHRYLVRSSDDRALAAALIADPSTAGIEVDLAEGALRIQAVDFGRFTALLPRVARDHGIRLLTVSPSDESLESVFSYLVAA, from the coding sequence GTGACCACGCTCAACATCGACCACGTCTCCCGCTGGTTCGGCAACGTGGTCGCCGTCAACGACATCACGATGACGATCGGCCCCGGCGTCACGGGCCTGCTCGGCCCCAACGGCGCCGGGAAGTCCACCCTCATCAACATGATGGGCGGTTTCCTGGCCCCCTCCACCGGCACGGTCACCCTCGACGGCCAGGCCGTGTGGCGCAACGAGCAGATCTACAAGCACATCGGCGTCGTCCCCGAGCGGGAGGCGATGTACGACTTCCTCACCGGCAAGGAGTTCGTCCTCGCCAACGCCGAACTGCACGGCCTGGGCGCCAAGGCGGCGCAGAAGGCCCTGGCCACGGTCGAGATGGAGTACGCCCAGGACCGCAAGATCCAGACCTACTCCAAGGGCATGCGACAGCGCGTGAAGATGGCGAGCGCTCTGGTCCACGACCCGTCGCTGCTGCTGCTCGACGAGCCCTTCAACGGCATGGACCCCCGTCAGCGCATGCAGCTGATGGACCTGCTCCGCCGCATGGGCGACGAGGGTCGCACCGTGCTGTTCTCGTCCCACATCCTCGAAGAGGTCGAGCAACTCGCCTGGCACATCGAGGTCGTCGTCGCCGGCCGGCACGCCGCCAGCGGTGACTTCCGCAAGATCCGCCGCCTGATGACCGACCGGCCGCACCGCTACCTGGTGCGCTCCAGCGACGACCGCGCCCTCGCGGCCGCGCTGATCGCCGACCCGTCGACGGCCGGCATCGAGGTCGACCTCGCCGAGGGCGCGCTGCGCATCCAGGCCGTCGACTTCGGCCGCTTCACGGCCCTGCTGCCGCGGGTGGCAAGGGACCACGGCATCCGGCTGCTCACGGTCTCGCCGTCCGACGAGTCCCTCGAGTCCGTCTTCTCGTACCTCGTCGCGGCGTAG
- a CDS encoding ABC transporter permease: MYDPTVARLTYRALLGRRRALILGALPMLLIVIALAVRGLAGADDQTAADLLGGLALATMVPIIGVIAGTGAIGPEIDDGSVVYLLSKPIKRPTIIFTKLIVAIAVTMVFSAVPTLIAGFILNGNGQQVAVAYTVAALVASIAYAALFLLLGTVSRHAVVFGLVYALVWEALFGSLVPGARTLSVQQWSLAVAQKVSGGDLVSSDVGLTTATVLLLAVTVLATWFAGQKLRSLTLAGEE, from the coding sequence ATGTACGACCCCACAGTCGCCCGGCTCACATACCGGGCCCTGCTCGGCCGTCGCCGGGCCCTCATCCTCGGCGCCCTGCCGATGCTGCTGATCGTGATCGCCCTGGCGGTGCGCGGTCTGGCCGGGGCGGACGACCAGACCGCGGCCGACCTGCTGGGCGGCCTCGCCCTCGCCACGATGGTGCCGATCATCGGCGTCATCGCCGGAACGGGCGCGATCGGGCCGGAGATCGACGACGGCTCGGTGGTGTACCTGCTGTCCAAGCCGATCAAGCGGCCGACCATCATCTTCACCAAGCTGATCGTCGCGATCGCGGTGACCATGGTGTTCTCCGCGGTGCCGACGCTCATCGCCGGCTTCATCCTGAACGGCAACGGCCAGCAGGTCGCCGTCGCCTACACGGTGGCCGCGCTGGTCGCGTCCATCGCCTACGCGGCCCTGTTCCTGCTGCTCGGCACGGTCTCCCGGCACGCGGTGGTGTTCGGTCTCGTCTACGCGCTGGTCTGGGAGGCCCTGTTCGGCTCCCTGGTGCCGGGCGCCCGCACGCTGAGCGTCCAGCAGTGGTCGCTGGCCGTGGCCCAGAAGGTGTCCGGAGGGGACCTGGTCTCCTCGGACGTGGGTCTGACGACGGCGACGGTGCTGCTGCTGGCCGTCACGGTGCTGGCCACCTGGTTCGCCGGACAGAAGCTGCGTTCCCTCACCCTGGCCGGCGAGGAGTGA
- a CDS encoding SGM_3592 family protein, with amino-acid sequence MAGEKDGFDDVVLDEDFIRSAGTSEPSARARMLAAKWRREEPEPQPWRSDEPPAGWFFSKVRRRRWRRK; translated from the coding sequence ATGGCGGGCGAGAAGGACGGCTTCGACGATGTCGTACTGGACGAGGACTTCATACGCTCCGCCGGGACCTCCGAGCCGTCCGCCCGTGCCCGGATGCTCGCCGCGAAGTGGCGCCGTGAGGAACCGGAACCGCAGCCCTGGCGCTCCGACGAGCCGCCCGCGGGCTGGTTCTTCAGCAAGGTTCGGCGGCGCAGGTGGCGCAGGAAGTAA
- a CDS encoding HAD family hydrolase — MSDTASPGGFPYRLVATDLDGTLLRSDDTVSPRTRDALAAATAAGAAHIVVTGRAVPWTRHILDDLGYQGLAVCGQGAQVYDAGAHRLLTSVTLDRQLAGVALAKIEAEVGPLYLAASRDGLDGEVLVGPGYAVQGALPATPFTDASDLWTAPLNKLYIQHPTLSDDELCEAATRTAGGFVTVTMAGEGIVELLPLGLSKATGLSLAARRLGMKAADTIAFGDMPNDIPMFAWASYGVAMADAHEELKAVADEVTSSHDEDGIAVVLERLLG; from the coding sequence GTGAGCGACACGGCTTCTCCGGGAGGCTTCCCGTACCGGCTCGTCGCCACCGATCTCGACGGGACGCTGCTGCGCTCCGACGACACGGTGTCGCCGCGGACCCGTGACGCGCTCGCCGCGGCCACCGCGGCGGGCGCCGCGCACATCGTCGTCACCGGCCGCGCCGTCCCGTGGACCCGGCACATCCTCGACGACCTCGGCTACCAGGGCCTGGCCGTCTGCGGCCAGGGCGCGCAGGTCTACGACGCCGGCGCGCACCGCCTGCTGACGTCGGTGACGCTGGACCGGCAGCTGGCCGGTGTGGCGCTGGCCAAGATCGAGGCGGAGGTCGGCCCGCTGTACCTGGCGGCGAGCCGCGACGGCCTCGACGGCGAGGTGCTGGTCGGCCCGGGCTACGCGGTCCAGGGCGCCCTGCCCGCCACGCCCTTCACGGACGCGTCGGACCTGTGGACGGCGCCCCTGAACAAGCTGTACATCCAGCACCCGACCCTGTCGGACGACGAGCTGTGCGAGGCGGCCACGCGGACCGCCGGAGGGTTCGTCACGGTCACGATGGCGGGCGAGGGCATCGTCGAGCTGCTCCCCCTGGGGCTGTCCAAGGCGACGGGTCTGTCCCTGGCGGCCCGTCGGCTCGGCATGAAGGCGGCCGACACGATCGCCTTCGGTGACATGCCCAACGACATACCGATGTTCGCCTGGGCCTCCTACGGCGTCGCCATGGCGGACGCCCACGAGGAACTGAAGGCGGTGGCCGACGAGGTGACGTCCTCCCACGACGAGGACGGCATTGCGGTGGTGCTGGAGCGGTTGCTGGGCTGA
- the serS gene encoding serine--tRNA ligase produces MIDLRLLREDPDRVRASQRARGEDVALVDALLSADERRRSSGVRFDELRAEQKALGKLIPKAAGDEKAELLKKAGQLAADVKAADAERDAAATETQELLQRLGNLVHPDVPVGGEEDFVTLEKHGTIRDFAAEGFEPKDHLALGQILGAIDVERGAKVSGSRFYFLTGVGALLELALVNAAMAQATAAGFTPMLTPALVRPQSMAGTGFLGQAAQDVYHLADDDLYLVGTSEVPLAAYHMDEILDADRLPLRYAGFSPCFRREAGSHGKDTRGIFRVHQFDKVEMFSYVAPEDSQAEHQRLLEWEKQWLTSLELPYRVIDVASADLGASASRKFDCEAWIPTQGKYRELTSTSDCTEFQSRRLSIRVRDGKQVKPLATLNGTLCAVPRTIVAILENHQQADGSVRVPEVLRPYLGGREVLEPVAK; encoded by the coding sequence GTGATTGACCTTCGCCTGCTCCGTGAGGACCCTGACCGTGTGCGCGCGTCGCAGCGCGCCCGTGGAGAGGACGTCGCGCTCGTCGACGCCCTCCTGTCTGCCGACGAGAGGCGAAGGTCGTCCGGCGTCCGCTTCGACGAGCTGCGCGCCGAGCAGAAGGCGCTCGGCAAGCTCATCCCCAAGGCGGCCGGCGACGAGAAGGCCGAGCTGCTGAAGAAGGCGGGCCAGCTCGCCGCCGACGTCAAGGCGGCCGACGCCGAGCGCGACGCGGCCGCGACCGAGACCCAGGAGCTGCTCCAGAGGCTCGGCAACCTCGTCCACCCGGACGTGCCCGTGGGCGGCGAGGAGGACTTCGTCACCCTCGAGAAGCACGGCACGATCCGCGACTTCGCCGCCGAGGGCTTCGAGCCCAAGGACCACCTGGCGCTCGGCCAGATCCTCGGCGCGATCGACGTCGAGCGGGGCGCCAAGGTCTCCGGCTCGCGCTTCTACTTCCTGACCGGCGTGGGCGCCCTTCTGGAGCTCGCCCTGGTGAACGCCGCGATGGCGCAGGCCACCGCGGCCGGCTTCACCCCGATGCTGACCCCCGCGCTGGTCCGCCCGCAGTCCATGGCGGGCACCGGCTTCCTCGGCCAGGCCGCCCAGGACGTCTACCACCTCGCCGACGACGACCTCTACCTCGTCGGCACGTCCGAGGTGCCGCTCGCGGCGTACCACATGGACGAGATCCTCGACGCCGACCGCCTGCCCCTGCGCTACGCGGGCTTCTCGCCCTGCTTCCGCCGCGAGGCCGGCTCGCACGGCAAGGACACCCGGGGCATCTTCCGCGTGCACCAGTTCGACAAGGTCGAGATGTTCTCCTACGTCGCTCCCGAGGACTCGCAGGCCGAGCACCAGCGCCTGCTGGAGTGGGAGAAGCAGTGGCTGACCTCGCTGGAGCTGCCGTACCGCGTGATCGACGTGGCGAGCGCCGACCTCGGCGCCTCGGCCTCCCGCAAGTTCGACTGCGAGGCGTGGATCCCGACCCAGGGCAAGTACCGCGAGCTGACCTCGACCTCGGACTGCACCGAGTTCCAGTCCCGCCGCCTGTCGATCCGCGTCCGTGACGGCAAGCAGGTCAAGCCGCTGGCCACGCTCAACGGCACGCTGTGCGCCGTTCCCCGCACGATCGTGGCGATCCTGGAGAACCACCAGCAGGCCGACGGCTCGGTGCGCGTGCCCGAGGTGCTGCGCCCGTACCTGGGCGGCCGGGAGGTCCTGGAGCCGGTGGCCAAGTGA
- the pheA gene encoding prephenate dehydratase: protein MPASYAYLGPEGTFTEVALRTLPEAATRELIPYVSVQSALDAVRAGEAEAAFVPIENSVEGGITTTLDELVAGAPLMIYREVLLSITFALLVRPGTKLSDIKTVSAHPAAQPQVRNWLKKHLPDAHWESAASNADAARLVQEGQYDAAFAGEFAAARYGLEALETGIHDAENAQTRFVLVGRPARPAAPTGADKTSIVLWQRDDHPGGLRDLLGEFATRGINLMLLQSRPTGAGIGNYCFCIDAEGHISDRRVADALMGLKRICLQVRYLGSYPRADMQPGDVRPPRLGTSDEEFAGAADWVARCQDGRF, encoded by the coding sequence ATGCCAGCGAGCTACGCGTATCTCGGTCCTGAGGGCACCTTCACCGAAGTCGCCCTGCGCACGCTTCCCGAAGCCGCCACCCGGGAGCTCATCCCGTACGTGTCCGTCCAGTCCGCGCTCGACGCGGTCCGCGCCGGCGAGGCCGAGGCCGCGTTCGTGCCGATCGAGAACTCCGTCGAAGGCGGCATCACCACCACCCTCGACGAGCTGGTCGCCGGCGCGCCGCTGATGATCTACCGCGAGGTGCTGCTGTCGATCACCTTCGCGCTGCTGGTCCGCCCGGGCACGAAGCTGTCGGACATCAAGACCGTCTCCGCCCATCCGGCCGCGCAGCCGCAGGTGCGCAACTGGCTGAAGAAGCATCTCCCGGACGCCCACTGGGAGTCCGCCGCCTCGAACGCGGACGCCGCCCGCCTGGTCCAGGAGGGCCAGTACGACGCGGCCTTCGCCGGTGAGTTCGCGGCCGCCCGCTACGGCCTGGAAGCCCTGGAGACCGGGATCCACGACGCGGAGAACGCCCAGACGCGGTTCGTGCTGGTGGGCCGCCCGGCCCGGCCCGCCGCGCCGACCGGCGCGGACAAGACGTCGATCGTGCTGTGGCAGCGCGACGACCATCCCGGCGGGCTGCGCGACCTGCTCGGCGAGTTCGCCACCCGTGGCATCAACCTGATGCTGCTGCAGTCCCGGCCCACCGGCGCGGGCATCGGCAACTACTGCTTCTGCATCGACGCCGAGGGCCACATCTCCGACCGCCGGGTGGCCGACGCCCTGATGGGCCTGAAGCGGATCTGCCTCCAGGTGCGCTACCTCGGCTCCTACCCGCGCGCGGACATGCAGCCGGGGGACGTGCGGCCGCCGCGGCTGGGGACCTCCGACGAGGAGTTCGCGGGGGCGGCGGACTGGGTGGCGCGGTGCCAGGACGGGCGTTTCTGA
- the efeB gene encoding iron uptake transporter deferrochelatase/peroxidase subunit, producing the protein MPDQSLPKARTPEATTGESEAIPAHEGISRRRLLGTAGATGIVLGTAGGAVGYAAAPSEAAAPLTSLGTDQAMFHGKHQPGITDGLQARGHLVAFDLAAGAGRKEAAALLRRWSDTARRLMAGEPSGHEDTDVARDAGPSSLTITFGFGHTFFARTGLEKQRPTALDPLPEFSSDHLDKNRSNGDLWVQIGANDALVAFHALRAIQKDAGRAAKVRWQMNGFNRSPGATSHPMTARNLMGQIDGTRNPKPAEADFDQRIFVPEKPEKGEPAWMANGSYAVVRRIRMLLDDWEKLSIRAQEDVIGRRKSDGAALSGGTETTAMDLEKTDAQGNLVVPINAHARITRPDQNGGAAMLRRPFSFHDGIDSDGVPDAGLLFVCWQADPLRGFVPVQRKLDRGDALSQFIRHESSGLFAVPGGAAEGEYVGQKLLEG; encoded by the coding sequence ATGCCTGACCAGTCCCTTCCCAAGGCCCGCACCCCCGAGGCCACCACGGGTGAGAGCGAAGCGATCCCCGCCCACGAGGGCATCTCACGACGGCGCCTGCTCGGCACCGCGGGCGCCACCGGGATCGTCCTCGGCACGGCGGGCGGTGCCGTGGGCTACGCCGCCGCACCCTCCGAAGCGGCCGCTCCGCTCACCTCGCTCGGCACGGACCAGGCGATGTTTCACGGGAAACATCAGCCCGGCATCACCGACGGCCTCCAGGCGCGCGGCCACCTCGTGGCCTTCGACCTCGCGGCGGGCGCCGGCCGCAAGGAGGCCGCCGCCCTGCTCCGCCGCTGGTCGGACACGGCCCGGAGGCTGATGGCGGGCGAGCCGAGCGGCCACGAGGACACCGACGTGGCCCGCGACGCCGGTCCCTCGTCGCTCACGATCACCTTCGGCTTCGGCCACACCTTCTTCGCCCGGACAGGTCTGGAGAAGCAGCGCCCCACCGCCCTGGACCCGCTGCCCGAGTTCTCCTCCGACCACCTCGACAAGAACCGCAGCAACGGCGATCTCTGGGTGCAGATCGGCGCCAACGACGCCCTGGTCGCCTTCCACGCCCTGCGCGCGATCCAGAAGGACGCGGGCCGGGCGGCCAAGGTCCGCTGGCAGATGAACGGCTTCAACCGCTCACCGGGCGCCACCTCCCACCCCATGACGGCCCGCAACCTCATGGGCCAGATCGACGGCACCCGCAACCCCAAGCCGGCCGAAGCCGACTTCGACCAGCGCATCTTCGTGCCGGAGAAGCCCGAGAAGGGCGAACCCGCCTGGATGGCGAACGGCTCCTACGCCGTCGTACGCCGGATCCGCATGCTCCTCGACGACTGGGAGAAGCTCTCCATCAGGGCGCAGGAGGACGTGATCGGGCGCCGCAAGTCCGACGGGGCGGCGCTGTCCGGGGGCACGGAGACGACCGCGATGGACCTGGAGAAGACGGACGCCCAGGGCAACCTGGTGGTCCCGATCAACGCCCACGCCCGCATCACCCGGCCCGACCAGAACGGCGGCGCGGCCATGCTCCGCCGCCCGTTCTCCTTCCACGACGGCATCGACTCCGACGGGGTGCCCGACGCGGGCCTGCTCTTCGTCTGCTGGCAGGCCGATCCCCTGCGCGGGTTCGTGCCGGTGCAGCGCAAGCTCGACCGCGGCGACGCCCTGTCGCAGTTCATCCGCCATGAGTCGAGCGGGCTGTTCGCGGTGCCCGGCGGGGCGGCGGAGGGCGAGTACGTGGGGCAGAAGTTGCTGGAGGGGTGA
- a CDS encoding copper resistance CopC/CopD family protein, with translation MTQTIAPRVRTLVLLLLAAACALLAGAGPASAHAAVTGSAPGQGAVVDKAPARVTLTFSEQVALSDDSLRVLDPEGKRVDTAEPATVSGTTYAVPLHPGLPDGTYTVAYQVVSADSHPVAGAYTFSIGAPSKTSVSVSGQSADDGVVGWLYGFGRYVSYAGFIVMAGGAAFVLACWRRGSGVRPVQRFVVSGWVALTASTLALLLLRGSFTGSGKVSDIFDLSLLGQVLQTKSGAALVSRLLLLAAAALFIAVLFGAYDKREDAEEKRDLTFGLSIGGVVVAAGLAASWAMSEHASVGLQAGIAMPVDVLHLLAVAAWLGGLGALLVALFRAPADTPLDAPAVRRFSQVAFGSVLALIATGTYQSWRQLGSWSAFTDTRYGQLLLAKIALVVVLVGVAWISRRWTGRLAETVPVEAPAVREKERVVAGAETAGDADIAAVGDGEAPVTGEGDSGRDTEEQPDSERAAQLARQQAARDAARQKRMRDADPNRFGLRRSVLAEAGVAVVLLAVTTVLTQTEPGRTEQEAKAATASSASSSADEGASGALTLNMPFDTGGEDGKGIVTIDVDPARVGGNEMHVYVERPNGRAFDIPEVKVEFTLKAKDIGPLPVVPDHIATGHWSANGVQIPMAGDWQVDVTVRTSDIDEVTVSKNAQIG, from the coding sequence GTGACGCAGACCATCGCCCCCCGCGTCCGGACACTGGTGCTGCTGCTCCTGGCCGCGGCCTGCGCACTCCTCGCCGGAGCCGGCCCGGCCTCCGCGCACGCCGCGGTGACCGGCAGCGCCCCCGGGCAGGGGGCGGTGGTCGACAAGGCCCCGGCCCGCGTCACGCTCACCTTCTCCGAGCAGGTCGCGCTCTCCGACGACTCGCTGCGCGTCCTGGACCCCGAGGGCAAGCGCGTCGACACGGCCGAACCGGCCACCGTCAGCGGCACGACATACGCCGTGCCCCTGCACCCGGGCCTGCCCGACGGCACGTACACGGTGGCCTACCAGGTCGTCTCGGCGGACAGCCATCCCGTCGCCGGCGCCTACACCTTCTCCATCGGCGCCCCCTCCAAGACGTCCGTGTCGGTCTCCGGGCAGTCGGCCGACGACGGGGTCGTGGGATGGCTGTACGGCTTCGGACGGTACGTGTCGTACGCCGGGTTCATCGTGATGGCCGGCGGCGCCGCCTTCGTGCTCGCCTGCTGGCGGCGTGGTTCCGGGGTGCGGCCGGTGCAGCGGTTCGTCGTCTCCGGATGGGTCGCGCTCACCGCGTCGACCCTCGCCCTGCTGCTTCTGCGCGGCTCCTTCACGGGCTCCGGGAAGGTCTCCGACATCTTCGACCTGTCCTTGCTCGGGCAGGTCCTGCAGACCAAGAGCGGTGCGGCCCTGGTGTCACGGCTGCTGCTGCTCGCCGCGGCGGCACTCTTCATCGCCGTGCTGTTCGGGGCCTATGACAAGCGTGAGGACGCCGAGGAGAAGCGGGACCTGACCTTCGGACTGTCGATCGGCGGCGTCGTGGTGGCGGCCGGGCTCGCGGCGAGCTGGGCGATGTCCGAGCACGCCTCGGTCGGTCTCCAGGCGGGCATCGCCATGCCGGTCGACGTGCTGCATCTGCTGGCCGTCGCCGCCTGGCTCGGCGGACTGGGCGCGCTGCTGGTCGCCCTGTTCCGCGCGCCCGCCGACACACCCCTCGACGCACCGGCTGTACGCCGCTTCTCCCAGGTCGCCTTCGGCAGCGTCCTCGCCCTGATCGCGACCGGCACGTACCAGTCCTGGCGCCAGCTCGGCTCGTGGTCGGCCTTCACCGACACCCGTTACGGGCAGCTTCTCCTGGCCAAGATCGCCCTCGTGGTCGTCCTGGTCGGCGTCGCGTGGATCTCTCGCCGGTGGACGGGACGGCTGGCGGAGACGGTGCCGGTGGAGGCACCGGCGGTACGGGAGAAGGAGCGGGTCGTCGCGGGGGCGGAGACCGCCGGTGACGCGGACATCGCCGCCGTCGGCGACGGGGAAGCCCCCGTGACGGGCGAGGGCGACAGTGGACGCGACACCGAGGAGCAACCCGACTCCGAACGTGCCGCGCAGCTCGCCCGGCAGCAGGCCGCCCGGGACGCGGCCCGGCAGAAGCGGATGCGGGACGCGGACCCGAACCGCTTCGGGCTGCGCCGCTCCGTGCTGGCCGAGGCCGGCGTCGCGGTCGTGCTGCTCGCCGTGACCACCGTCCTGACCCAGACCGAGCCGGGACGCACCGAGCAGGAGGCCAAGGCGGCCACCGCGTCCTCCGCGTCCTCCTCCGCAGACGAGGGCGCGTCCGGGGCGCTGACCCTGAACATGCCCTTCGACACCGGCGGCGAGGATGGCAAGGGCATCGTCACCATCGACGTCGACCCCGCCCGCGTGGGCGGCAACGAGATGCACGTCTATGTGGAGCGCCCCAACGGCCGGGCCTTCGACATCCCCGAGGTGAAGGTCGAGTTCACCCTGAAAGCCAAGGACATCGGTCCCCTGCCCGTCGTCCCCGACCACATCGCAACCGGACACTGGTCGGCGAACGGAGTGCAGATCCCCATGGCCGGGGACTGGCAGGTCGACGTGACCGTGCGGACCTCCGACATCGACGAGGTGACCGTCTCCAAGAACGCGCAGATCGGCTGA